One genomic region from Pseudomonas sp. R5-89-07 encodes:
- a CDS encoding MFS transporter, giving the protein MSKTPQTPHWGAVLAMSLAAFALVASEFMPVSLLTPLAADLHITEGQAGQGISVSGVFALLTSLVIAAVAARVDRKRLLMALTLLMIVSGSVVAFAPNYLVFMLGRALIGVAIGGFWSLSAATAMRLVPEAQVPRALAIVNGGNALATVIAAPLGSFLGGIIGWRGAFFCVVPVAVIALVWLLVSLPALKNRAEAKSANVLRLMKNPAVALGMVAVSVFFMGQFMLFTYLRPFLESVTRVDVTTLSLILLVLGLAGLAGTVLIERFLKHTLYPTLIAIPLIMAGIALALVEFGGSTVMTTVLLGSWGLVATAAPVGWWTWLSRTLPDDAEAGGGLMVAIIQLAIAAGATVGGVAFDLRGYQATFELSAALLVVATLLAYLASRRPQRAGVTRGAT; this is encoded by the coding sequence ATGTCCAAGACTCCTCAAACCCCACACTGGGGCGCCGTGCTGGCCATGTCGCTGGCGGCCTTCGCCCTGGTCGCCTCCGAGTTCATGCCGGTGAGCCTGCTGACGCCGCTGGCCGCCGACCTGCACATCACCGAAGGCCAGGCCGGCCAAGGCATCTCGGTGTCCGGGGTATTTGCCCTGCTCACCAGCCTGGTGATCGCCGCGGTTGCCGCGCGGGTGGACCGCAAACGCCTGTTGATGGCGCTGACGCTGCTGATGATTGTTTCAGGCAGCGTGGTGGCGTTCGCGCCCAACTACCTGGTGTTCATGCTCGGGCGTGCGTTGATCGGCGTGGCGATTGGCGGCTTCTGGTCGCTGTCGGCGGCCACGGCGATGCGCCTGGTGCCAGAAGCCCAGGTGCCGCGTGCGTTGGCCATCGTCAACGGCGGCAACGCCCTGGCGACGGTGATTGCGGCGCCGCTGGGCAGTTTTCTCGGTGGGATCATCGGCTGGCGCGGGGCGTTTTTCTGCGTGGTGCCGGTGGCCGTGATCGCACTGGTATGGCTGCTGGTGAGCCTGCCTGCGCTGAAGAACCGCGCCGAGGCCAAATCCGCCAACGTGCTGCGCTTGATGAAAAACCCGGCGGTGGCCCTGGGGATGGTGGCCGTGAGCGTGTTCTTCATGGGCCAGTTCATGCTGTTCACCTACCTGCGGCCGTTCCTGGAAAGCGTCACGCGGGTCGACGTGACCACGCTGTCGTTGATACTGCTGGTGCTTGGCCTGGCCGGCCTGGCGGGTACCGTCCTGATTGAGCGTTTCCTCAAGCACACCCTGTACCCGACGCTGATAGCCATCCCGCTGATCATGGCGGGCATCGCGCTGGCGCTGGTGGAGTTCGGCGGTTCGACAGTCATGACCACCGTGTTGCTGGGCAGCTGGGGCCTGGTGGCCACCGCCGCGCCGGTGGGCTGGTGGACCTGGTTGTCGCGCACCTTGCCGGACGACGCCGAGGCCGGCGGTGGGCTGATGGTCGCCATCATCCAATTGGCGATTGCCGCAGGCGCCACGGTCGGCGGCGTGGCCTTCGACCTGCGCGGCTACCAGGCGACGTTCGAGCTGAGTGCGGCATTGCTGGTGGTCGCCACCTTGCTGGCGTACCTGGCGTCACGCCGCCCCCAGCGTGCCGGTGTGACCCGCGGCGCTACTTGA
- a CDS encoding GNAT family N-acetyltransferase: MPNNHSRLIYRQPQPADVGRLFAIFGDPQTNLFNPSGPMVSIDDAQRLLERWLDQWSALGYGWWAIARREAPEHIIGFGGIAPLNYLTVPRINLGYRFAVEAWGQGYATEVGRDALVLAFDTLGLPEVFGLVRPDHAASIRVLEKIGMQPFGVLDDVPGKAPSLVMRACHPTTASA; the protein is encoded by the coding sequence ATGCCAAACAACCACTCACGCCTCATCTACCGCCAACCACAGCCTGCTGACGTCGGGCGCTTATTCGCCATCTTCGGCGACCCGCAGACCAATCTATTCAATCCTTCCGGCCCTATGGTCAGTATCGATGACGCCCAGCGCCTGCTGGAGCGTTGGCTGGATCAATGGTCTGCCTTGGGCTATGGATGGTGGGCGATTGCGCGGCGCGAGGCGCCCGAGCACATCATCGGTTTTGGCGGCATTGCACCGCTCAACTACCTGACAGTGCCGCGCATCAACCTCGGTTATCGCTTCGCGGTCGAGGCCTGGGGGCAGGGCTATGCCACCGAGGTGGGGCGCGACGCCTTGGTGCTGGCGTTTGACACACTGGGTTTGCCGGAGGTCTTCGGGCTGGTTCGACCGGACCATGCCGCCTCTATCCGAGTACTGGAGAAGATCGGCATGCAGCCATTCGGGGTGCTGGATGATGTGCCCGGTAAAGCGCCAAGCCTGGTGATGCGCGCTTGTCATCCTACAACTGCTTCGGCCTGA
- the proP gene encoding glycine betaine/L-proline transporter ProP, which produces MKLRKKRVKPIGLNDITIVDDNKMRKAITAAALGNAMEWFDFGVYGFVAYVLGKVFFPDASPSVQMIAALATFSVPFLIRPLGGLFFGALGDKYGRQKVLAATIVIMSLSTFAIGLIPGYASIGIWAPILLLLCKMAQGFSVGGEYTGASIFVAEYAPDRKRGFLGSWLDFGSIAGFVLGAGVVVLISTVLGEADFEAWGWRLPFFLALPLGMIGLYLRHALEETPAFQQHVDKLEQGDREGLSHGPKVSFKEIATKHWRSLLTCIGIVAATNVTYYMLLTYMPSYLSHNLHYAENSGVLIIIAIMVGMLFVQPFIGFVSDKVGRKPFIIAGSIGLLFLSIPAFMLITSGKTGLIFSGLLILAIVLNFFIGVMASTLPAMFPTHLRYSALASAFNVSVLIAGITPTAVAWLVESTNDLYMPAYYLMVFAVVGLVTGLTMKETANKPLRGAAPAASDMEEAKELLQEHHDNIEQKIEDIDAEIAALQAKRENLVQQHPRIN; this is translated from the coding sequence ATGAAATTACGTAAGAAACGCGTCAAACCCATCGGTTTGAACGACATCACCATTGTCGACGACAACAAGATGCGCAAGGCGATCACCGCCGCCGCATTGGGCAATGCCATGGAATGGTTCGACTTTGGCGTCTATGGGTTTGTCGCCTATGTGCTGGGCAAGGTGTTCTTCCCCGACGCGTCCCCCAGCGTACAAATGATCGCTGCACTGGCCACCTTTTCCGTACCCTTCCTGATTCGTCCACTGGGCGGCCTGTTCTTCGGCGCACTGGGTGACAAGTACGGGCGGCAGAAAGTCCTGGCCGCCACTATCGTGATCATGTCCCTGAGCACCTTCGCCATCGGCCTGATTCCCGGCTATGCATCCATCGGCATCTGGGCACCGATCCTGTTGCTGCTGTGCAAAATGGCCCAGGGTTTCTCGGTGGGCGGCGAGTACACCGGCGCGTCGATTTTCGTCGCCGAATACGCTCCGGACCGCAAGCGCGGCTTCCTCGGCAGTTGGCTGGACTTCGGCTCGATTGCCGGCTTCGTCCTGGGTGCCGGCGTGGTGGTGTTGATTTCCACCGTGCTCGGCGAGGCGGACTTCGAAGCCTGGGGCTGGCGCCTGCCGTTTTTCCTGGCACTGCCGTTGGGCATGATCGGGCTGTACCTGCGCCATGCGCTGGAAGAGACCCCGGCATTCCAGCAACACGTGGACAAGCTCGAACAGGGCGACCGCGAAGGTCTGAGCCATGGCCCCAAGGTGTCATTCAAAGAGATCGCCACCAAGCACTGGCGCAGCCTGCTGACCTGCATTGGTATCGTCGCGGCCACCAACGTGACCTACTACATGCTGCTCACGTATATGCCCAGCTACCTGTCGCACAACCTGCACTACGCCGAAAACAGCGGTGTGCTGATCATCATCGCGATCATGGTCGGCATGCTGTTCGTGCAGCCGTTCATTGGTTTTGTCAGCGATAAGGTTGGCCGCAAACCCTTCATCATCGCCGGCAGCATCGGCCTGCTGTTCCTGTCCATCCCGGCGTTCATGCTGATTACCAGCGGCAAGACCGGGCTGATCTTCAGCGGCCTGCTTATCCTGGCGATTGTGCTTAACTTCTTTATCGGCGTGATGGCCTCCACGCTGCCGGCGATGTTCCCGACTCACCTGCGCTACAGCGCCCTGGCCAGCGCCTTCAACGTCTCGGTGCTGATTGCCGGTATCACCCCAACCGCAGTGGCCTGGCTGGTGGAAAGCACCAACGACCTGTACATGCCCGCTTACTACCTGATGGTGTTCGCCGTGGTTGGCCTGGTCACTGGCCTGACCATGAAGGAAACTGCGAACAAACCGCTGCGCGGCGCGGCTCCGGCGGCTTCCGACATGGAGGAAGCCAAGGAACTGCTGCAAGAGCACCACGACAATATCGAGCAGAAGATCGAAGACATCGACGCCGAAATTGCCGCGCTCCAGGCCAAGCGCGAGAACCTGGTGCAACAGCACCCACGGATTAACTAA
- a CDS encoding alpha/beta hydrolase: protein MKRLLLALGLLVTSLYSLGADMSNGADNFYKSDKVTAENVTFNNQYGLQVAGTLFTPKNLATGSKNAAIVVGHPMGAVRQQSANLYATKMAEQGFVTLSLDLSFWGESAGTPRNAVLPDMYTEDFSAAVDFLGTRPLVDRERIGAIGVCGSGSFVISAAKIDPRIKAIATVSMYDMGAANRNGLKHGVTLQQRQQILREAANQRYVEFQGGDTVYTGGTPQTLTGNAVGDEFYDFYRTPRGEVTPAGASKLSTTRPTLTSNVKFMNFYPFNDIETISPRPLLLIAGADAHSREFSEDAYQRAAEPKQLLIIPNAGHVDLYDRVGLIPFAKLTTFFQSHLK, encoded by the coding sequence ATGAAACGCCTCCTGCTCGCGCTGGGTTTGCTGGTGACTTCCCTTTACTCATTAGGAGCCGATATGTCCAACGGTGCCGATAACTTCTACAAAAGCGACAAGGTGACGGCCGAGAACGTCACCTTCAACAACCAATACGGCCTGCAGGTTGCAGGCACGTTGTTCACGCCTAAAAATCTCGCCACCGGCTCGAAGAACGCCGCCATTGTGGTCGGCCATCCGATGGGTGCCGTACGCCAACAAAGCGCCAACCTCTACGCCACCAAAATGGCCGAACAGGGCTTCGTCACGCTGTCCCTGGACTTGTCCTTCTGGGGCGAAAGCGCCGGCACGCCGCGCAACGCTGTGCTCCCAGACATGTACACCGAAGACTTCAGCGCCGCCGTCGACTTCCTCGGCACCCGCCCGCTGGTCGACCGTGAACGCATCGGCGCCATCGGCGTGTGTGGCAGCGGCAGCTTCGTGATCAGCGCGGCGAAGATCGACCCGCGCATCAAGGCCATCGCCACCGTCAGCATGTATGACATGGGCGCGGCCAACCGCAACGGCCTCAAGCACGGCGTGACCCTGCAACAGCGCCAGCAGATCCTGCGCGAGGCGGCCAACCAACGTTACGTCGAGTTCCAGGGCGGCGACACCGTCTACACCGGCGGCACGCCGCAGACCCTCACCGGCAACGCCGTGGGCGATGAGTTCTACGACTTCTACCGCACCCCGCGTGGCGAAGTCACCCCGGCGGGCGCTTCGAAGCTGAGCACCACCCGGCCGACGCTGACCAGCAACGTGAAGTTCATGAACTTCTACCCGTTCAACGACATCGAGACGATTTCACCGCGCCCACTGCTGCTGATTGCCGGGGCTGACGCACACTCCCGCGAATTCAGCGAAGACGCCTACCAGCGCGCCGCCGAGCCCAAGCAATTGCTGATCATCCCGAACGCGGGGCATGTCGATCTCTACGACCGGGTCGGCCTGATCCCGTTCGCCAAGCTCACCACCTTCTTCCAGAGCCATTTGAAGTAA
- a CDS encoding AraC family transcriptional regulator, with product MTTHQTPLNALTQCIAARVPSPGDFPMPIPGLGFYRREQPAAPVVCMVEPSIVLVVQGEKQLWVGGEGYTYDTSRFLVTSLDIPANSEVLVASPEQPCLGLMFKLDLRMLAELIAQGDLPPTRERAMMKGVGIGTVTDGMLAAFARLVALLDEPEAIPVLAPLIQREIHYRLLKSDQAGRLRQICSVDGQGYRIAKAIDWLKLNFDSALRVEELAARVQMSAATFHHHFRQLTSMSPLQYQKWLRLNEARRLMLNEHQDVSSAAFKVGYESPSQFSREYSRLFGVPPKRDMAALRGRV from the coding sequence ATGACGACCCATCAAACGCCGCTGAACGCGCTGACCCAGTGCATCGCTGCTCGCGTCCCGTCGCCCGGCGACTTCCCGATGCCGATTCCCGGCCTCGGCTTCTATCGCCGCGAACAGCCGGCCGCACCGGTGGTGTGCATGGTCGAGCCGAGCATCGTACTGGTGGTACAGGGCGAGAAGCAGTTGTGGGTGGGCGGCGAGGGCTATACCTATGACACGTCGCGATTTTTGGTGACTTCGCTGGATATCCCGGCCAACTCCGAAGTGCTGGTCGCCAGCCCCGAGCAACCGTGCCTGGGGCTGATGTTCAAGCTGGACCTGCGCATGCTCGCCGAGCTGATCGCCCAGGGCGACCTGCCGCCGACCCGCGAGCGCGCCATGATGAAGGGGGTGGGCATCGGCACGGTGACCGACGGCATGCTGGCGGCGTTCGCCCGCCTGGTGGCGCTGCTCGATGAGCCTGAAGCGATACCGGTGCTGGCGCCGTTGATCCAGCGTGAAATTCATTACCGCTTGTTGAAGAGCGACCAGGCCGGCCGGCTGCGCCAGATCTGCTCGGTGGACGGGCAGGGCTACCGGATCGCCAAGGCCATCGATTGGCTGAAATTGAATTTCGATAGCGCACTGCGCGTGGAAGAACTGGCCGCACGCGTGCAGATGAGCGCGGCAACCTTTCATCATCACTTCCGGCAACTGACCTCGATGAGCCCGTTGCAATATCAGAAGTGGCTGCGCTTGAACGAGGCACGACGCTTGATGTTGAACGAGCACCAGGACGTGTCCAGTGCTGCGTTCAAGGTCGGCTATGAAAGCCCGTCGCAGTTCAGCCGCGAGTACAGTCGGCTGTTTGGCGTGCCACCCAAGCGCGACATGGCCGCGCTGCGGGGCAGGGTGTAA
- a CDS encoding MFS transporter, with protein sequence MNLNEPISAHRVGQAVGSYRWTICAMLFFATTVNYLDRQVLSLLAPQLSTQFGWSNTDYANIAAVFQFVYAISMLFAGRFVDKIGTKAAYVVAIGIWSTGAIMHAFSVQMGEGIAAVSSAIGLAVIPVSIAGFMLSRAVLAIGEAGNFPIAIKATAEYFPKKERSFATGIFNSGANVGAILAPICVPLIAGMWGWEAAFMVIGMLGFIWVAVWAAVYEKPEQQKRLSAEELAYIRSDQTVQPFTPTTADAPAKKVSWFKLLTYRQTWAFAFGKFMTDGVWWFFLFWLPTYLSAQYGMKGADIVMPLAVLYSMTMVGSIGGGWFPSYFMARGDAPYDGRMKAMLVIALFPLVVLLAQPLGYISFWVPVLLIGVGASAHQAWSCNIFTTVSDMFPQKTVASVVGIGGMAGGLGGVVMTKIGGWVFDYYKSINDIHTGYMIMFAICAVAYLVAWSVMKTLVPRHKEITDL encoded by the coding sequence ATGAATCTGAACGAGCCCATCAGTGCCCATCGTGTTGGCCAGGCGGTCGGCAGCTATCGCTGGACGATCTGCGCGATGCTGTTTTTCGCCACCACCGTCAACTACCTCGACCGCCAGGTGCTCAGCCTGTTGGCCCCGCAACTCTCCACGCAATTTGGCTGGAGCAACACCGATTACGCCAACATTGCGGCGGTTTTCCAGTTCGTCTATGCGATTTCCATGCTGTTTGCCGGGCGGTTCGTCGACAAGATCGGCACCAAGGCAGCCTACGTGGTGGCCATCGGCATCTGGTCTACCGGCGCGATCATGCATGCGTTCTCGGTGCAGATGGGTGAGGGCATCGCGGCGGTCAGCAGTGCCATCGGCCTGGCGGTGATTCCGGTGTCGATTGCCGGTTTCATGTTGTCACGCGCGGTGCTGGCGATTGGCGAGGCGGGCAACTTTCCCATCGCGATCAAAGCCACGGCCGAGTACTTCCCCAAGAAAGAACGCTCCTTTGCCACCGGGATCTTCAACTCGGGCGCCAACGTCGGCGCGATCCTGGCGCCCATCTGTGTGCCGTTGATCGCCGGCATGTGGGGCTGGGAAGCAGCCTTCATGGTTATCGGCATGCTGGGCTTCATCTGGGTGGCGGTGTGGGCTGCGGTGTACGAAAAGCCGGAGCAGCAAAAGCGCCTGTCGGCCGAGGAGCTGGCCTACATTCGCAGTGACCAGACGGTGCAGCCGTTCACCCCAACCACTGCGGACGCCCCCGCGAAAAAAGTCTCGTGGTTCAAGTTGCTGACCTATCGCCAGACCTGGGCCTTTGCCTTCGGCAAGTTCATGACAGACGGCGTGTGGTGGTTCTTTCTGTTCTGGCTGCCCACTTACCTGTCGGCGCAGTACGGCATGAAGGGCGCCGATATCGTGATGCCGCTGGCCGTGCTGTACAGCATGACCATGGTCGGCAGTATCGGTGGCGGCTGGTTTCCCAGCTACTTCATGGCACGGGGCGATGCGCCCTATGATGGCCGTATGAAAGCCATGCTGGTGATCGCGCTGTTCCCGCTGGTGGTGTTGCTGGCGCAGCCGCTGGGCTACATCAGCTTCTGGGTGCCGGTATTGCTGATCGGCGTGGGCGCCTCGGCGCACCAGGCGTGGTCGTGCAATATCTTCACCACGGTGTCCGACATGTTCCCGCAGAAAACCGTCGCCTCGGTGGTGGGTATCGGCGGCATGGCCGGGGGCTTGGGCGGAGTGGTGATGACCAAGATTGGCGGTTGGGTATTCGATTACTACAAGTCCATCAATGACATCCACACCGGCTACATGATCATGTTTGCGATCTGTGCCGTGGCGTACTTGGTAGCGTGGAGCGTGATGAAGACGCTGGTGCCGCGCCACAAGGAAATTACTGACCTCTGA
- a CDS encoding GAF domain-containing protein, whose amino-acid sequence MVSSVTPAQSLLSAEERAAIAEIEATTNILKLVTRLTGMRFAGIAKFTDLEWVVCSAYDPMQMGIHVDDVLDLETTLCSEFCIDPQALFVPQISHDGRFASRPVVKQYAIESYAGAPIFLPDGRLFGALCALDSRAMLFDDPNLPETLSLFARLIGCIFYANLAPADH is encoded by the coding sequence ATGGTTTCAAGCGTCACCCCTGCCCAATCGTTACTGAGCGCCGAAGAACGCGCCGCCATCGCAGAAATCGAAGCAACCACCAACATCCTTAAACTGGTCACCCGCCTGACCGGGATGCGTTTTGCCGGCATCGCCAAATTCACCGACCTGGAATGGGTGGTCTGCTCCGCCTACGACCCGATGCAAATGGGTATCCACGTCGATGACGTACTCGACCTGGAAACCACCTTGTGCAGTGAGTTCTGCATCGACCCGCAAGCCTTGTTCGTGCCGCAGATCAGCCATGACGGCCGCTTTGCCTCACGCCCGGTGGTCAAGCAGTACGCCATCGAGAGTTATGCCGGCGCGCCGATCTTCCTGCCCGACGGGCGCCTGTTCGGTGCGCTGTGCGCGCTGGATTCGCGTGCGATGCTGTTCGACGACCCCAACCTGCCGGAAACCCTGAGCCTGTTCGCGCGGCTGATCGGCTGCATCTTCTACGCTAACCTGGCCCCGGCAGACCACTGA
- a CDS encoding helix-turn-helix domain-containing protein has protein sequence MPVSRNSGANHCKKGEIIKSLDQFLHEIDEGDWAVISSATDYPENWVIPEHSHNKHQLLYAIGGVMVVYSALNQWTVPPNRGFWMPCGQVHALRCVGTLKMRSVFVRPDSFPNLPTEPKTVTVSPLLSELIKASVSLKPPYAEDSRDARIMRLILDELAILPALPLSLPQPADPRIHQICLTLQQDPGDASTVADWSERLDLDQKTIQRLFRRETGMTFGQWRQQARLLLALERIAVGEKIIDVALELGYESPSAFTSMFKKQFGKTPSHFFK, from the coding sequence ATGCCTGTCTCGCGAAATTCGGGCGCAAACCATTGCAAAAAGGGCGAAATCATCAAATCCCTCGACCAATTCCTGCATGAGATCGATGAAGGCGATTGGGCCGTCATCAGCTCGGCCACCGATTACCCGGAAAACTGGGTGATTCCCGAGCACAGCCACAACAAGCATCAACTGCTCTACGCCATCGGCGGTGTGATGGTGGTGTACTCGGCGCTGAACCAGTGGACGGTGCCGCCCAACCGTGGCTTCTGGATGCCCTGCGGGCAGGTGCATGCGCTGCGCTGCGTGGGCACCTTGAAAATGCGTAGCGTATTCGTGCGCCCGGACAGCTTTCCGAACCTGCCGACCGAGCCGAAGACGGTGACGGTTTCACCGCTGCTGAGTGAACTGATCAAGGCTTCCGTCAGCTTGAAGCCGCCTTACGCCGAGGATTCGCGTGACGCCAGGATCATGCGCCTGATCCTGGATGAGCTGGCCATCCTGCCGGCGCTGCCCTTATCCCTTCCGCAGCCCGCCGACCCGCGTATCCACCAGATCTGCCTGACCCTGCAGCAAGACCCCGGCGACGCTTCAACCGTGGCGGATTGGAGTGAGCGCCTGGACCTCGATCAAAAAACCATCCAGCGCCTGTTCCGCCGCGAAACCGGCATGACCTTCGGCCAGTGGCGCCAGCAGGCACGCTTGTTGTTGGCGTTGGAGCGCATCGCGGTGGGCGAGAAGATTATCGATGTGGCGCTCGAGTTGGGCTATGAAAGCCCCAGCGCCTTTACCAGCATGTTCAAGAAACAGTTTGGCAAGACGCCGAGTCATTTTTTCAAGTAG